One genomic window of Coraliomargarita sinensis includes the following:
- the rpsC gene encoding 30S ribosomal protein S3, whose translation MGQKVHPIGFRLAVTRDWDSRWYASKKDFPTFIKEDHTIRTFLTEKLRYASVPRIFIERASGRVRVKIFTARPGVVIGRKGQELDKIKAQLNKKVGKDIMLDIQEVKRPDLSAQLVSENVALQLERRIAFRRAMKRAVQTTMAMGADGIRIQCSGRLGGADIARTEQQRQGRVPLQTLRAKIEYGFTEASTVYGIIGVKCWICHPDEEEV comes from the coding sequence ATGGGACAAAAAGTTCATCCAATCGGCTTCCGCCTTGCAGTAACCCGCGACTGGGATTCCCGCTGGTATGCCTCCAAGAAGGATTTTCCGACCTTCATCAAAGAGGACCATACCATCCGTACATTCCTGACCGAGAAGCTTCGCTACGCTTCCGTGCCTCGTATTTTCATCGAGCGCGCCTCCGGTCGCGTCCGCGTTAAGATCTTTACCGCACGCCCCGGTGTCGTCATCGGTCGTAAGGGGCAGGAGCTCGACAAGATCAAGGCACAGCTGAACAAGAAAGTCGGCAAGGACATCATGCTGGACATCCAGGAGGTCAAGCGTCCCGACCTGTCCGCACAACTTGTTTCCGAGAATGTCGCTCTGCAACTTGAACGCCGTATCGCTTTCCGCCGCGCCATGAAGCGCGCTGTCCAGACCACTATGGCGATGGGTGCGGACGGTATCCGTATCCAGTGTTCCGGTCGTCTCGGCGGTGCCGACATTGCCCGCACCGAGCAACAGCGCCAGGGTCGAGTGCCTCTTCAGACACTCCGTGCGAAAATCGAATACGGCTTCACCGAAGCCAGCACGGTTTACGGCATTATCGGCGTCAAATGCTGGATCTGCCACCCGGACGAAGAAGAAGTCTAA
- the rplV gene encoding 50S ribosomal protein L22 produces MQVQAYTKYARMSPKKVRDITKAIQGRNAAEAVEILRFIPRKSARLVSKTLQSAIANAENNNNLSSDSLTIESAIVEEGPAFRRFRPAARGSAHPYKKRTSNIRIVLSDEA; encoded by the coding sequence ATGCAGGTCCAAGCTTACACAAAATACGCACGCATGTCGCCGAAGAAAGTTCGCGACATTACCAAGGCTATCCAGGGTCGCAATGCTGCTGAGGCAGTCGAGATCTTGCGCTTTATCCCCCGCAAGTCGGCACGTCTCGTGAGCAAGACGCTCCAGTCTGCTATCGCGAATGCGGAGAATAATAACAACCTCTCCTCCGACTCGCTTACCATCGAGTCGGCTATCGTCGAGGAAGGTCCCGCCTTCCGTCGTTTCCGTCCCGCCGCCCGCGGTTCGGCTCACCCTTACAAGAAGCGCACCAGCAATATCCGCATTGTCCTCTCCGACGAGGCTTAA
- the rpsS gene encoding 30S ribosomal protein S19 translates to MSRSVKKGFFVDPHLAKKVETAQANNDRKPIQTWSRRSTITPDFVGLNFNVHNGRSFLPVYVTENMVGHKLGEFAPTRTFKGHPTGK, encoded by the coding sequence ATGTCACGTTCCGTTAAAAAAGGTTTCTTCGTCGATCCCCACCTCGCCAAAAAGGTTGAGACGGCTCAGGCGAACAACGATCGCAAGCCGATCCAGACTTGGTCCCGCCGTTCGACGATCACTCCGGACTTCGTTGGTTTGAACTTCAATGTTCACAACGGCCGCAGTTTCCTCCCGGTTTACGTCACCGAAAATATGGTAGGCCACAAACTCGGCGAGTTCGCACCGACCCGCACTTTCAAGGGGCACCCGACCGGCAAGTAA
- the rplD gene encoding 50S ribosomal protein L4: protein MKLKVFTTDGKKSEEKEFANFPAFEGDKGIAAVRQVVIAHQANKRQGNASTKTRAEVAGSGKKLFRQKGSGTARQGTRRVPHQRHGGVAHGPKPRDYSQKINRKMKALAFQRALFDRASEGGLSVIEALEVKEPKTKLFNQVLTSVLPERGKVLIVDDQFENNAALAARNIDGVSLSEAGDLSTLDVVRYRHIIVSSKGIETIIARANGGE from the coding sequence ATGAAACTTAAGGTATTTACAACTGACGGGAAAAAGAGCGAAGAAAAAGAATTCGCCAACTTCCCGGCATTCGAGGGGGACAAAGGCATTGCGGCGGTTCGTCAGGTTGTGATCGCACACCAGGCCAACAAACGCCAGGGCAACGCCTCCACCAAGACCCGTGCCGAAGTGGCCGGTTCCGGTAAGAAGCTTTTCCGCCAAAAGGGTAGCGGTACCGCCCGTCAGGGCACACGCCGCGTCCCACACCAACGTCACGGTGGTGTGGCCCACGGCCCGAAGCCCCGCGATTACTCGCAAAAGATCAATCGCAAGATGAAGGCCCTCGCTTTCCAGCGCGCGCTCTTTGACCGCGCTTCCGAAGGCGGTCTTTCCGTGATCGAGGCGCTCGAAGTAAAAGAGCCCAAGACCAAGCTCTTCAATCAGGTGCTGACATCCGTGCTTCCCGAGCGTGGTAAAGTTCTGATCGTTGACGACCAATTTGAAAACAATGCTGCCCTGGCCGCACGTAATATCGACGGCGTTTCGCTCTCGGAAGCTGGCGACCTCAGCACACTCGATGTCGTGCGTTACCGCCACATCATCGTGAGCTCCAAGGGTATCGAAACCATCATCGCACGCGCCAACGGAGGTGAGTAA
- the rplB gene encoding 50S ribosomal protein L2 — protein sequence MPLTDSRPLTPGQRFLTRNKQNVSKKKPERRLTTKIHDKKGRNCYGRITSRRRGGGHKKAYRIIDFRRDKIDIPAKVQAIEYDPNRTANLALLAYADGEKRYILAPRGVKEGDTLLSVNERVEFSPGYSLPLAIVPPATKIHAIELHPGRGAQIARSAGQAAQLVSVDGDRATVKMPSGEIRYLNARCRATIGEVGNHEHESQSLGKAGRRRWLGRRPRVRGVAMNPVDHPMGGGEGRTSGGGHPQSPWGQLSKGFPTRKKSNPTNSQIVVRRNGRQLKKK from the coding sequence ATGCCACTTACAGATTCCAGACCTTTGACTCCTGGTCAGCGCTTCCTGACACGTAACAAGCAGAACGTGTCCAAGAAGAAGCCTGAGCGCCGTCTTACCACCAAGATCCACGACAAGAAGGGCCGTAACTGCTATGGCCGCATCACTTCCCGTCGCCGTGGCGGTGGCCACAAGAAGGCATACCGTATCATCGACTTTCGTCGCGACAAGATCGACATCCCGGCCAAGGTACAGGCGATCGAATATGATCCGAACCGCACGGCCAACCTTGCGCTGCTTGCCTACGCTGACGGTGAAAAACGCTACATCCTTGCGCCTCGCGGCGTGAAGGAAGGCGATACACTCCTCAGCGTTAATGAGCGCGTTGAATTCAGCCCGGGTTACAGCCTGCCGCTCGCAATCGTCCCGCCTGCCACCAAGATCCATGCGATTGAACTTCACCCCGGTCGCGGGGCACAAATCGCCCGTTCCGCAGGGCAAGCCGCACAGCTTGTTTCCGTAGACGGGGATCGTGCCACCGTCAAAATGCCTTCCGGTGAAATCCGCTATCTCAACGCCCGCTGCCGCGCTACGATCGGTGAAGTCGGCAACCACGAGCATGAGAGCCAAAGCCTTGGTAAAGCAGGACGCCGCCGCTGGCTCGGACGTCGCCCACGTGTTCGTGGTGTGGCCATGAATCCCGTCGATCACCCAATGGGTGGTGGTGAAGGCCGCACCTCCGGTGGTGGTCACCCGCAATCTCCCTGGGGTCAGCTCTCCAAGGGCTTCCCCACCCGCAAGAAATCCAATCCGACCAATTCGCAGATCGTTGTCCGTCGCAACGGCCGTCAATTGAAGAAGAAGTAA
- the rplW gene encoding 50S ribosomal protein L23, producing the protein MIIADKILREYRITEKAADLAANLNQYTFEVAPDANRKEVARAVAKVFNVEVTKVNILNKKPKLKVDRMRRGRPGTKGGHKKAIVTLKEGDAIELV; encoded by the coding sequence ATGATTATTGCTGACAAAATTCTTCGCGAATACCGCATCACCGAGAAAGCCGCCGATCTCGCGGCCAACCTGAACCAATACACTTTCGAAGTCGCACCCGATGCGAACCGAAAGGAAGTCGCGCGCGCCGTGGCCAAAGTGTTCAACGTCGAGGTGACGAAGGTAAACATTCTCAACAAGAAGCCGAAACTGAAGGTCGACCGCATGCGTCGCGGCCGTCCCGGTACCAAGGGTGGCCACAAAAAGGCCATCGTAACACTTAAAGAGGGCGACGCCATCGAACTCGTTTAA